One Clostridium sp. CM027 genomic window carries:
- a CDS encoding LytTR family DNA-binding domain-containing protein codes for MLGIIICEDNEHQKKQIENIIKDELINLKIDLEIELSTRKYEEVIAYVKSNKERIFIYFLDVDLKDQISGIELAKIIRKYDSKGYIVFITAHSEMSLLTFKYKVQALDYILKGDIKSIKNKINECILESCNDYNKNNTKEKVTIAINLGNRITNFSLCDMLFFETTTITHKLRLHTNNGQFEFYGKLKDFEVELNSCFYKAHKSYLVNITNINSIDKQNRIIYFVNDETCFVSAMYLKGLIKKCLA; via the coding sequence ATGCTTGGTATCATAATTTGTGAAGATAATGAACATCAAAAAAAACAAATTGAAAACATTATAAAAGATGAATTAATAAATTTGAAAATTGATTTAGAAATAGAATTATCAACAAGAAAATATGAAGAAGTCATTGCTTATGTAAAAAGCAATAAAGAGAGAATCTTTATTTATTTTCTTGATGTAGACCTAAAAGATCAAATATCAGGAATAGAACTTGCTAAGATTATAAGAAAGTATGATTCAAAAGGATATATTGTTTTTATTACAGCACATTCTGAGATGTCTCTTTTAACTTTCAAATATAAAGTACAAGCTTTAGATTATATTTTAAAAGGTGATATTAAAAGTATTAAGAATAAAATTAATGAGTGTATTTTAGAATCATGTAATGATTACAACAAAAATAATACTAAAGAAAAAGTAACTATAGCGATAAATTTAGGAAATAGAATAACTAATTTCTCTTTATGCGACATGTTATTTTTTGAAACAACAACTATAACTCATAAATTGAGGCTCCATACAAATAATGGACAATTTGAGTTTTATGGAAAATTGAAAGATTTTGAGGTTGAATTAAACTCATGTTTTTATAAAGCTCATAAATCATATTTGGTAAACATAACTAACATAAACTCAATTGATAAACAAAATCGTATTATATATTTTGTAAATGATGAAACTTGTTTTGTTTCTGCAATGTATCTAAAGGGACTGATAAAAAAATGCTTAGCTTAG
- a CDS encoding flavodoxin family protein, whose product MKVVAINGSPNKEGNTYHAIKMVANELEKEGIETEIIHVGGKSIRGCTACNQCAKNKNEKCVLPGDDVNEWIQKMNGADGIILGSPVHYASIGGTMKSFLDRAFYVAGNNEGMLRHKVGVSVIAVRRSGGIPTFNQINNYINYSEMLMPTSNYWNVIHGTSPGEALQDEEGVQIMRVLGKNMAWLMKLVENGKENIKAPEREEKIFMNFIR is encoded by the coding sequence ATGAAAGTTGTAGCTATTAATGGTAGTCCCAATAAAGAAGGAAATACTTATCATGCAATAAAAATGGTTGCAAATGAACTTGAAAAAGAAGGAATAGAAACGGAAATCATTCATGTAGGTGGCAAGTCAATTAGGGGATGTACTGCTTGTAATCAATGTGCAAAAAATAAAAATGAAAAATGTGTGCTTCCAGGTGATGATGTTAACGAGTGGATTCAAAAAATGAATGGAGCAGATGGAATAATTTTAGGATCTCCTGTACACTACGCATCAATTGGAGGAACTATGAAATCATTTCTAGATAGAGCTTTCTATGTTGCGGGTAATAATGAGGGAATGCTAAGACATAAAGTTGGTGTTTCCGTTATTGCTGTAAGGCGTTCTGGTGGAATTCCAACTTTTAATCAGATAAACAATTATATTAATTATTCGGAAATGTTAATGCCAACTTCGAATTATTGGAATGTTATTCACGGTACAAGCCCCGGTGAGGCATTACAAGATGAAGAAGGGGTGCAAATTATGAGAGTGCTTGGGAAGAATATGGCATGGCTTATGAAATTAGTTGAAAATGGAAAAGAAAATATTAAAGCGCCAGAAAGAGAAGAAAAAATATTCATGAACTTTATTCGCTAA
- a CDS encoding TetR/AcrR family transcriptional regulator produces the protein MGITERRQFEKEIIRKKIIDATNDILVEEGYENLSIRKIASRIEYSPGIIYHYFKDKAEIVSFVVAEGYGNILKIISEIPIDTENPDKTIVNGMRSYIELMLENPQQFRVVLMNDIETIQEKVNMLQEGISKERKSIQGLCKLVELAIRKNIFRKMDIELTAQIIWTSTHGLVSRLILEKNITKQQKERLINHHFEILINGLLK, from the coding sequence ATGGGAATAACAGAAAGAAGACAATTCGAAAAAGAGATCATAAGAAAAAAAATAATAGATGCCACAAATGATATATTAGTGGAAGAAGGCTATGAAAATTTATCTATTCGTAAGATTGCTAGTAGGATTGAGTATTCTCCAGGTATTATTTATCACTATTTTAAGGATAAGGCTGAAATAGTGTCTTTTGTTGTAGCGGAAGGGTATGGAAACATATTAAAAATTATAAGTGAGATTCCTATAGATACTGAAAACCCAGATAAGACAATAGTAAATGGGATGAGGTCTTATATTGAACTTATGCTAGAAAATCCACAGCAATTTAGGGTTGTTTTAATGAATGATATTGAAACTATACAAGAAAAGGTAAATATGCTGCAGGAGGGTATTTCAAAGGAAAGAAAAAGTATACAAGGGCTTTGTAAGTTAGTAGAGTTGGCGATCAGAAAAAACATTTTCAGAAAAATGGATATTGAGCTTACTGCACAAATAATATGGACATCTACTCATGGGCTTGTTTCTAGATTAATATTAGAAAAAAATATTACTAAGCAACAAAAAGAGAGACTTATAAATCATCATTTTGAAATTCTTATTAATGGATTATTAAAATAA
- a CDS encoding flavodoxin domain-containing protein, translating to MKTVIIYASKHGCTEKCSNILKGKLHGEVKIVDIKKESMPEMILFDNIIIGGSIYMGRIQKEVNSFCLKNISALKKKKLGFFICCMSENEMAEKQIHTSFPEELLTDAIATQYFGGEFIFKKMNVLERFIIKKISKTNKDTSTLSKENINKFAQVINNG from the coding sequence ATGAAAACAGTTATTATTTATGCATCTAAGCATGGTTGCACAGAAAAATGTAGCAATATTTTAAAAGGTAAGCTACATGGTGAAGTGAAAATTGTAGATATAAAAAAGGAAAGTATGCCGGAAATGATTTTGTTTGATAACATTATTATCGGCGGATCAATCTACATGGGGAGAATTCAAAAGGAGGTAAATTCGTTTTGTTTAAAAAATATTAGTGCATTAAAAAAGAAGAAACTTGGATTTTTTATTTGTTGTATGAGTGAAAATGAGATGGCAGAAAAACAGATACACACATCTTTTCCCGAAGAATTGTTAACAGATGCAATTGCAACACAATACTTCGGAGGAGAGTTCATATTTAAAAAAATGAATGTCCTTGAAAGATTTATTATTAAGAAGATTAGTAAAACTAATAAGGATACATCAACGCTTTCAAAGGAAAATATTAATAAATTTGCACAGGTAATAAACAATGGTTAA
- a CDS encoding FMN-binding protein: MKKILKVTVSISILLFLIAIVGVLFVTRGLESGINLVVNDVNLSSLSDGMYNGKYNAGRWSNEMNIIIKEHKIIKIDVVKDVFFSKPEVTKALLSKVLEKQNTNVDVISGATVTSKAYLKAIENSLK; encoded by the coding sequence ATGAAGAAAATTTTAAAAGTTACAGTATCTATATCCATTCTCCTATTTTTAATTGCTATAGTCGGAGTGCTTTTTGTTACTCGTGGGCTCGAATCGGGTATCAATCTAGTCGTTAATGATGTGAATTTGTCATCATTAAGTGATGGAATGTACAATGGGAAATATAATGCTGGAAGATGGTCTAATGAGATGAATATAATAATTAAAGAACATAAAATTATTAAAATAGATGTGGTAAAGGATGTTTTTTTCTCAAAACCAGAGGTTACAAAAGCCCTGCTAAGTAAGGTTCTAGAAAAACAAAATACTAATGTAGATGTTATTTCAGGGGCAACAGTAACTTCCAAAGCATATTTAAAGGCTATTGAAAATTCATTAAAGTAA
- the hydE gene encoding [FeFe] hydrogenase H-cluster radical SAM maturase HydE: protein MMKLLEIINMAKTEHKLCKEEIIALLSCNDIDQELFNAADEVRKKYLGDEVHLRGLIEFTNICKRNCHYCGLRRDNKNLVRYRLTQEQILDFATKAKSFGYKTIVLQGGEDDYYTRDRIIRIIKGIKALDLALTLSIGEKTYDEYKAFRDAGADRYLLRIETTDKNLYEDIDPGMSHENRLNCLTILKELGYEVGTGVMVGLPNQTIESYANDILFFKEINADMLGIGPFIPNEDTPLATAKGKELTMALKVMAITRLLLPDINIPATTAMESLNKNGRLMALQSGANVVMPNVTEGEYRKHYALYPGKICTGDTPAHCRGCITGKVNSIGRTISTNYGFRGDQPTK from the coding sequence ATGATGAAATTATTAGAAATAATAAACATGGCAAAAACAGAGCATAAATTGTGTAAAGAAGAAATCATTGCTCTTTTGAGTTGCAATGATATAGACCAAGAACTATTTAATGCAGCTGATGAAGTTCGAAAAAAATATTTAGGGGATGAAGTTCATCTTAGAGGACTTATTGAATTTACGAATATATGCAAAAGAAATTGTCATTACTGCGGACTAAGACGAGATAATAAAAATTTAGTTAGATACAGATTAACGCAGGAACAAATTTTAGACTTTGCCACTAAAGCTAAGTCATTTGGCTATAAAACTATAGTACTTCAAGGTGGTGAAGATGATTATTACACAAGAGATAGAATTATCAGAATAATAAAGGGAATAAAGGCTTTAGATTTAGCTCTAACTTTAAGTATAGGTGAAAAAACTTATGATGAATATAAAGCTTTTAGAGACGCTGGTGCTGATAGGTATCTTTTAAGAATTGAGACAACGGATAAAAACCTATATGAAGATATAGACCCAGGCATGAGCCACGAAAACAGACTGAATTGCTTAACGATATTAAAAGAATTAGGCTATGAAGTTGGAACTGGTGTTATGGTTGGTCTCCCAAACCAAACTATAGAGTCCTATGCGAATGATATATTATTTTTCAAAGAAATAAATGCTGACATGCTAGGCATAGGTCCTTTTATTCCAAATGAAGACACCCCACTTGCAACTGCCAAGGGTAAGGAGCTAACTATGGCCCTTAAAGTTATGGCTATAACACGTTTGCTCCTACCAGACATTAACATACCTGCGACAACTGCTATGGAGTCCTTAAACAAAAATGGAAGACTAATGGCTCTGCAAAGCGGCGCCAATGTAGTTATGCCTAATGTTACAGAAGGCGAATACAGAAAGCATTATGCACTGTACCCAGGTAAAATATGTACTGGGGATACTCCCGCTCATTGTCGTGGATGCATAACCGGTAAGGTTAATAGTATTGGAAGAACGATTTCAACTAATTATGGTTTTAGAGGAGATCAACCTACTAAGTAA
- a CDS encoding putative quinol monooxygenase yields the protein MITIVAKNSIKQAKVEEFKRLAEKLIKESRKEKGNISYNLYQDANKCNVLTFIEEWENEDVIKSHNISEHFTSIVPQFEDLQESQSEVNLYKLI from the coding sequence ATGATTACTATAGTCGCAAAAAATTCAATTAAACAAGCCAAAGTAGAAGAATTCAAGCGTTTAGCAGAAAAACTTATAAAAGAAAGCAGAAAAGAAAAAGGAAATATATCGTACAATTTATATCAAGACGCTAACAAATGTAATGTATTAACATTTATAGAAGAGTGGGAAAATGAAGATGTAATTAAGAGTCATAACATCTCAGAACATTTCACTAGCATTGTTCCCCAATTTGAAGATTTACAAGAAAGTCAGTCAGAGGTTAATTTATATAAATTGATATAA
- a CDS encoding HAD family hydrolase: protein MVKLIATDMDGTLLNDNGNINEKIFDLIHMFNEKDIKFAAASGRFYSQLSKNFEKVNTDMIFIAHNGALVKYNNKGKTLYSSSIDREEIDSVVNLNPKLGEELFLAGENEAYIVNPSEDMLNNFTSFEVPVVILKSFSEIKNPIYKITYYMTDGVKPSIVDYIKGNLSDKLEFVVSGDKWIDIMNKGISKGKAINMIQEKFKINQKNTMVFGDYYNDLTMFKAAHYSYAMKNAPEDVKKHANFIAGSNNEDGVYNVIASL, encoded by the coding sequence ATGGTAAAACTCATCGCAACAGATATGGATGGTACCTTATTAAATGACAATGGAAATATAAATGAAAAAATATTTGATTTAATACATATGTTTAATGAAAAGGATATAAAATTTGCAGCAGCAAGTGGCAGATTTTACTCTCAACTAAGCAAAAATTTTGAAAAGGTCAATACAGATATGATATTTATTGCTCATAATGGAGCCCTTGTTAAGTATAATAATAAGGGTAAGACGTTGTATTCAAGCAGTATTGATAGAGAAGAAATAGACTCTGTGGTGAATTTAAATCCAAAGCTAGGAGAGGAATTATTTTTAGCTGGAGAAAATGAGGCATATATAGTAAATCCATCAGAAGATATGTTGAATAACTTTACATCTTTTGAGGTGCCTGTGGTAATATTAAAATCTTTTAGCGAAATAAAAAATCCAATATATAAGATTACTTATTATATGACTGATGGAGTTAAACCATCTATAGTGGATTATATAAAGGGGAATTTGAGTGATAAGCTTGAATTTGTTGTATCCGGCGACAAGTGGATAGATATAATGAACAAAGGTATAAGCAAAGGAAAGGCTATAAATATGATTCAAGAAAAATTTAAAATAAATCAAAAGAACACAATGGTTTTTGGGGATTATTATAATGATTTGACTATGTTTAAAGCAGCACATTATAGTTATGCAATGAAGAATGCTCCAGAAGATGTGAAAAAACATGCTAACTTTATTGCAGGAAGCAATAATGAAGATGGCGTTTATAATGTAATAGCTTCTTTGTAG